A single region of the Dunckerocampus dactyliophorus isolate RoL2022-P2 chromosome 3, RoL_Ddac_1.1, whole genome shotgun sequence genome encodes:
- the wdr59 gene encoding GATOR complex protein WDR59 isoform X4, with translation MAARWSSENVVLEFRDAQATTMSVDCLGSHAVLSGRRFLYMVNLEAPCELARKMARHSKWDVGTVQWNPHKSHSHIFAASSNQRVDLYSWKDGSAGDVHTSLQGHTRVISDLDWSCFEAEFLVTSSVDTYMYIWDTRDTRKPAVALSAVAGASQVKWNRRNQNLLASSHDGDVRIWDRRKPNTAAEYVAAHLSKIHGLDWHPDNEFILATSSQDNSVRFWDYRQPRKYLNILSCQVPVWKARYTPFSNGLVTVMVPQLRRENSLLLWSTLDLNSPVHAFVGHDDVVLEFQWRPQKEGTKDYQLVTWSRDQTLRIWRVDPQLQKLCVSDLADDLMEGMSLNMDTDKSLTSNDPDGQHTRIPAGQHLHDQDGVAGSGGRLDSAASSSLPQTLQQEFSLVNLQIRNVNVEMDAMNCSCVVSAHFGSHQVRLLMKFPGQYPNNCAPTFQFVSPTTISTAMKSKIHKILTDMSLQKVKRNQNCLEPCVRQLVSCLESDMTQDDSPSSGPFVLSNPVAPALQAFPRVTNTYGSYQDANIPFPRTSGARFCGTGCLVYFTRPITMHRSAPPTEPTPRSLSALSAYHSGVLTPMKIRSESQSALRLYSSSPTRSDKDTVSISSFYYKERKSRRFKTKRDGADYGSRSIKLAGKVIIQEISCLLPVHKVLGENYILNMRDIQDTCQKNAAAALAAGRRDVAKVWALASAATSRDLSPDSDPDTNAPWASHPFGRHLLDTLVDHYSHMSDVQTLAMLCSVFTDCHPPHGPSQSRSPVFLPPHSRYPSFTSELTFPSVSRDSEHANSWSESSPEDGRYSNQGCADPRERESEQHDMNKRLLDPTNTLQFDDFKKCYSEILYRWGLRDKRADVLKFASCPPEPHQGVEFGVFCCHCRSQARGTQCAVCKRLTFQCAVCHVAVRGSSHFCLSCGHGGHTGHMMDWFRHQDECPAGCGCRCLQQSVF, from the exons ATGGCGGCGCGGTGGAGCAGCGAGAATGTGGTGTTGGAGTTTCGCGACGCACAG GCAACCACCATGTCTGTGGACTGTCTGGGCTCCCATGCTGTGCTGTCTGG GCGGCGTTTCCTGTACATGGTCAACTTGGAGGCGCCGTGTGAGCTGGCGAGGAAGATGGCTCGCCACAGTAAGTGGGACGTGGGCACGGTCCAGTGGAACCCTCACAAGTCCCACTCGCATATCTTCGCCGCCTCG AGCAACCAGCGTGTGGACTTATATTCATGGAAGGATGGCAGTGCCGGAGATGTCCACACGTCCCTGCAAGGACACACGAGAGTAATCAG TGATCTGGACTGGTCGTGCTTTGAAGCGGAGTTCCTGGTCACCAGCTCCGTGgacacatacatgtacatctgGGACACCAG AGACACGCGGAAGCCCGCTGTGGCTCTGTCTGCTGTTG CGGGTGCGTCTCAGGTGAAATGGAACCGCAGGAACCAGAACCTGCTGGCGTCCAGTCACGATGGTGATGTTCGCATCTGGGACAGAAGG AAGCCCAACACGGCTGCCGAGTACGTGGCGGCCCACTTGTCCAAGATCCACGGTCTGGACTGGCACCCGGACAACGAGTTCATCCTGGCCACGAGCAGCCAGGACAACTCAGTAAGG TTTTGGGATTACAGACAGCCCAGGAAGTACCTGAACATCCTTTCGTGTCAGGTGCCAGTCTGGAAGGCTCGCTATACG ccGTTCTCCAATGGCCTGGTCACAGTGATGGTCCCTCAGCTGAGACGCGAGAACAGCCTTCTTCTGTGGTCCACGTTGGACCTCAACAGTCCAGTCCATGCCTTTGTGGGACACGACGACGTCGTTCTTGAGTTCCAATGGAGGCCGCAGAAGGAAG GTACTAAAGACTACCAACTGGTCACATGGTCCAGAGATCAGACTCTGAGGATCTGGCGGGTGGACCCTCAGCTGCAAAAG ctgtgtgtcagcGACTTGGCAGACGACTTGATGGAGGGAATGTCTCTCAACATGGATACGGACAAGTCGCTGACGTCCAATGACCCTGACGGACAACACACCAGAATTCCTGCTGGACAACACCTGCACG ATCAAGATGGCGTGGCAGGCTCGGGTGGTCGCCTGGACTCAGCTGCGTCGTCAAGTCTCCCTCAGACGCTACAGCAGGAATTCTCTCTGGTCAACCTGCAGATCAGGAACGTCAACGTGGAG ATGGACGCGATGAACTGCAGCTGTGTGGTGTCGGCTCATTTTGGGAGTCATCAGGTTCGACTGCTGATGAAATTCCCAGGACAATATCCCAACAACTGCGCCCCTACCTTCCAGTTTGTCTCCCCGACGACCATCTCCACCGCAATGAAGAGCAAGATCCACAAA ATCCTCACCGACATGTCCCTGCAGAAGGTCAAAAGGAACCAGAACTGTCTAGAACCTTGTGTCCGACAGCTCGTGTCCTGTCTCGAGTCGGACATG ACGCAGGATGACAGTCCGTCCTCAGGCCCCTTCGTCCTGTCCAATCCTGTCGCTCCAGCGCTGCAGGCGTTTCCTCGAGTCACCAACACATATGGATCATACCAG GACGCCAACATTCCCTTCCCCCGCACATCAGGGGCTCGGTTCTGTGGAACCGGCTGTCTGGTTTACTTTACACGACCGATCACCATGCACCGCTCAGCCCCACCCACTGAGCCCACTCCAAG gtCCCTGTCAGCTCTGTCGGCCTATCACAGCGGTGTGTTGACCCCCATGAAGATCCGCTCGGAGTCTCAGAGCGCTCTGCGTCTATACAGCAGCAGTCCAACTCGCTCGGACAAAGACACCGTGTCCATCTCGTCCTTCTACTACAAAGAGCGG AAATCTCGCCGCTTTAAGACCAAGAGGGACGGGGCAGACTACGGTAGTCGGTCCATCAAGTTGGCAGGGAAGGTGATCATCCAGGAAATCTCCTGCCTGCTTCCTGTCCACAAAGTCCTTGGAGAGAATTACAT TCTGAACATGCGTGACATCCAGGACACGTGTCAGAAGAATGCAGCCGCCGCGCTGGCAGCCGGACGTAGAGATGTAGCCAAG gTGTGGGCTTTGGCATCTGCAGCAACAAGTCGTGACCTGAGTCCAGACTCAGACCCCGACACGAACGCTCCTTGGGCGAGTCATCCGTTTGGTCGCCACCTGCTGGACACTCT TGTGGACCACTACAGTCACATGAGTGACGTTCAGACTCTCGCCATGCTGTGCAGCGTCTTCACAGACTGTCACCCGCCACACGGTCCGTCACAGTCTCGCTCCCCCGTGTTCCTGCCCCCTCACTCACGCTAC CCCAGCTTCACCTCCGAGCTGACGTTCCCGTCCGTGTCTCGGGACTCTGAGCACGCCAACTCCTGGAGCGAGTCCTCCCCCGAAGACGGTCGCTATAGCAACCAGGGTTGCGCTGACCCACGCGAACGCGAGAGCGAGCAGCACGACATGAACAAGAG ACTTCTGGACCCCACCAACACGCTGCAGTTTGACGACTTCAAGAAGTGTTACAGTGAAATCTTGTACCGCTGGGGCCTCCGAGACAAACGAGCCGATGTTCTCAAGTTTGCTTCCTGTCCGCCGGAACCGCACCAAGGCGTCG AGTTTGGCGTGTTCTGCTGCCACTGTCGCAGTCAGGCGCGGGGGACGCAGTGCGCCGTGTGCAAGCGCCTCACCTTCCAGTGCGCCGTGTGCCATGTGGCCGTGCGGGGCTCCTCCCACTTCTGTCTCAGCTGCGGTCACGGCGGGCACACGGGTCACATGATGGACTGGTTCCGCCACCAGGACGAGTGCCCGGCGGGCTGCGGATGCCGCTGCCTGCAGCAGAGTGTCTTCTGA